The following are encoded in a window of Panicum virgatum strain AP13 chromosome 5N, P.virgatum_v5, whole genome shotgun sequence genomic DNA:
- the LOC120673072 gene encoding uncharacterized protein LOC120673072, which produces MDFELRQAREKLEREQRERMQRAKAKAERERRAKAEAARRQEALEASHRERRLDAARAQEEADQKMEEVVQLGKGVSFSRMFEALRYDGPGDKIKLPPSSFKELSDEGALDKGPMYFRLSKVRDTVPGATMEQDTEEATCSGVLEFTAREGSAELPPHVWNNLFRSDTPDVPLIEVKYVSLPKGTYAKLKPEGAGFSDLPNHRAVLETALRNHATLSENDIVVVNYGLLQYKLKVLELKPASSVSVLETDVEVDIEGSDSVLDNEENQHVLVPLAIGKVESSVVEEGKFRYYKFSVEESVSEKVASGRANIEVKIDTDASGGDTDIYVSRHPLVFPTQHRHEWSSHEMGSKVLILKPRDSSLVSGVYSIGVYGFKGTSKYQISVAIKDVNSQRIGEHASATGSVDADSVDADSVLCRNCKRHIASRSAHLHEAYCMRHNVACPHDGCGVVLRKEEAADHVHCNKCGRAFQQREMEKHMKVFHEPRQCPCGVVLEKEDMVQHQSSTCPLRLIVCQFCGDTVHAGGEPVDARDRLRNMCEHESICGSRTAPCDSCGRSVMLKEMDIHHIAVHQKS; this is translated from the exons ATGGATTTCGAGCTGCGGCAGGCGCGGGAGAAGCTGGAGCGCGAGCAGCGCGAGCGGATGCAGCGCGCCAAGGCCAAGGCCGAGCGCGAGCGCCGGGCCAAGGCCGAGGCGGCGCGCCGCCAGGAAGCGCTCGAGGCGTCCCACCGCGAGCGACGCCtcgacgccgcgcgcgcccagGAAGAG GCTGACCAGAAAATGGAAGAGGTAGTGCAGCTGGGGAAGGGGGTTTCATTCTCACGCATGTTTGAGGCACTTAGATACGATGGCCCTGGGGATAAGATCAAGCTACCACCATCTTCGTTTAAGGAATTATCTGATGAAGGAGCTCTGGATAAAGGTCCCATGTACTTCAGGTTATCCAAGGTTAGGGACACAGTACCGGGTGCCACTATGGAACAAGACACCGAGGAGGCAACCTGTTCCGGTGTTCTTGAATTCACTGCCAGGGAAGGCTCTGCTGAACTCCCGCCGCATGTTTGGAACAACCTGTTCCGGAGTGACACCCCAGACGTCCCTCTTATTGAAGTCAAGTATGTCAGTTTGCCCAAAGGAACATATGCGAAGTTGAAACCAGAAGGGGCTGGGTTTTCGGATCTCCCTAACCATAGAGCAGTCCTTGAAACGGCACTTCGCAATCATGCAACACTATCTGAAAACGATATTGTTGTGGTGAACTATGGTCTACTGCAGTACAAGTTAAAGGTTCTTGAACTGAAGCCTGCGTCAAGTGTATCTGTCCTAGAGACAGATGTTGAAGTTGACATAGAGGGATCAGATTCTGTTTTGGACAACGAAGAGAACCAACATGTGCTTGTGCCGCTTGCAATTGGAAAGGTCGAATCCAGTGTTGTGGAAGAAGGAAAGTTCAGGTACTACAAATTTTCAGTTGAAGAAAGTGTGAGTGAGAAAGTAGCTTCTGGGCGTGCTAATATTGAGGTTAAGATAGACACAGATGCGAGTGGTGGCGACACTGATATCTACGTTTCAAGGCATCCTTTAGTATTCCCGACTCAGCATCGACATGAGTGGTCTTCTCATGAAATGGGATCAAAGGTTCTTATACTCAAACCACGGGATTCCAGTTTGGTCAGCGGTGTTTACAGTATTGGAGTTTATGGTTTCAAAGGGACTTCTAAGTACCAGATCTCTGTAGCTATTAAGGATGTTAATAGCCAAAGGATTGGTGAACATGCTAGTGCCACAGGAAGTGTTGATGCTGATTCAGTAGATGCTGATTCAGTACTGTGTAGGAACTGTAAGCGACATATAGCCAGCCGATCTGCTCATCTTCACGAGGCATACTGCATGAGACACAATGTTGCCTGCCCGCATGATGGCTGCGGAGTTGTTCTCCGGAAAGAAGAAGCAGCAGATCATGTGCACTGCAACAAATGCGGCCGAGCTTTCCAGCAGAGGGAAATGGAGAAGCATATGAAAGTCTTCCATGAGCCACGGCAGTGCCCCTGTGGGGTGGTTCTGGAAAAGGAAGATATG GTCCAACACCAATCCTCAACCTGCCCTTTGCGCTTGATCGTGTGCCAGTTCTGCGGTGACACAGTTCATGCTGGTGGAGAACCAGTTGATGCTCGTGACCGACTCCGAAATATGTGTGAGCATGAGAGTATTTGTGGATCCAGGACCGCACCATGTGACTCTTGTGGGCGGTCAGTCATGCTGAAGGAGATGGACATTCACCACATCGCCGTTCATCAGAAGAGCTGA